One window from the genome of Nisaea sediminum encodes:
- a CDS encoding RNA polymerase sigma factor produces MGTGNQDSGNGRTAPGAGLSGDLFAEATRSAVDLIARSAGGFAGPVPVREVPAPPPPRPAPSEAGQLPPEDFWELWSTHQNQLLRQCMRLMSGNMADAEDALGNALVRASSHFAEGGGEGIANQRAWLSRLVHNSCIDFYRARARQKRWTDEVLAMADGDDIPSAPTPEPTPEEVAETGEAMRTLQAALDELPELLRVPLMLRFLEGLSYKEIAERLCIPNCTARKRVQLARERLRRSGAGPT; encoded by the coding sequence GTGGGGACTGGTAACCAGGACAGCGGCAATGGCCGGACTGCGCCCGGAGCGGGTCTGTCCGGCGATCTCTTCGCAGAGGCGACGCGGAGTGCGGTGGATCTCATCGCGCGTTCGGCCGGCGGATTTGCCGGTCCGGTTCCCGTACGAGAGGTTCCAGCGCCGCCTCCCCCGCGTCCCGCACCTTCCGAAGCCGGGCAGCTGCCGCCGGAAGATTTCTGGGAACTCTGGTCGACCCATCAGAACCAACTCTTAAGACAATGCATGCGCCTGATGTCCGGGAACATGGCGGACGCCGAGGATGCCCTTGGAAATGCCCTGGTCCGGGCCTCGTCTCATTTTGCCGAAGGCGGCGGCGAGGGCATCGCAAATCAGCGCGCCTGGCTGTCGCGTCTGGTGCACAATTCCTGCATCGATTTCTATCGTGCGCGCGCGCGCCAGAAGCGCTGGACCGACGAGGTTCTGGCGATGGCGGACGGCGACGATATCCCGTCGGCTCCCACACCCGAGCCGACGCCGGAGGAAGTGGCGGAGACCGGCGAGGCCATGCGCACGCTGCAGGCGGCGCTCGACGAACTGCCGGAACTGCTGCGGGTGCCGCTGATGCTCCGGTTCCTCGAGGGGCTCTCCTACAAGGAGATCGCCGAGCGGCTCTGCATTCCCAATTGCACCGCCCGCAAGCGCGTCCAGCTGGCCCGCGAACGGCTGCGTCGCAGCGGCGCCGGGCCAACCTGA
- a CDS encoding RebB family R body protein has product MADDTPVNSQITDAVTQTNVKVLGEAPSQAMGMVYQSMAHSISLAMQNAMQAQGGLQQIGNAVTSSACRLILDASQGGMGGDKK; this is encoded by the coding sequence ATGGCAGATGATACGCCCGTCAATTCACAGATCACGGATGCCGTAACCCAGACCAACGTCAAGGTCCTCGGCGAGGCGCCGTCCCAGGCCATGGGCATGGTCTACCAGTCGATGGCGCATTCGATCTCGCTGGCGATGCAGAACGCGATGCAGGCCCAGGGCGGTCTGCAGCAGATCGGAAACGCCGTTACATCCAGCGCCTGCCGCCTCATTCTCGATGCGTCCCAGGGCGGCATGGGCGGCGACAAGAAATAG
- a CDS encoding RebB family R body protein, with the protein MTDDSVFGTDDATPDNPSGTTPATTGSGSGASGTGAGSSSAGTGATETGGSAAGGNTDTGSSSGGSSSSSTGSSSGSTGGSSSGSGSGGASASGGSSSSSGSLPATTSAGPGVNSQILDAVKQSNSTVLGSAGNNGAAIAYQKVAQAASFAVQDSTDYLRNIMAMSSAATGVALKKMVENPATAAQYTPVLTAAQDAVTAAQENFAAVGSAAGTVVSGFPSGS; encoded by the coding sequence ATGACCGACGACAGTGTGTTTGGCACGGATGACGCAACGCCGGATAACCCGTCCGGCACCACACCCGCGACCACAGGTTCCGGATCCGGAGCCAGCGGAACGGGCGCCGGCAGCTCCTCGGCCGGAACCGGCGCGACGGAGACCGGCGGATCCGCTGCGGGCGGGAACACCGACACCGGTTCGTCGTCGGGCGGATCTTCATCCTCGTCCACCGGGAGTTCGTCCGGTTCAACCGGCGGATCCTCCTCTGGTTCCGGATCTGGTGGAGCGTCGGCTTCGGGCGGCAGCTCGTCCTCCTCCGGCTCGCTTCCCGCGACCACGAGCGCGGGCCCGGGCGTGAATTCCCAGATCCTCGATGCGGTCAAGCAGTCCAACAGCACCGTGCTCGGGTCCGCCGGCAACAACGGGGCGGCGATCGCCTATCAGAAAGTCGCCCAGGCGGCTTCCTTCGCGGTACAGGATTCTACGGACTATCTGCGCAACATCATGGCGATGAGTTCCGCCGCGACCGGTGTGGCGCTGAAGAAGATGGTGGAGAATCCCGCGACCGCGGCTCAATACACGCCGGTGCTGACCGCGGCACAGGACGCCGTGACCGCGGCGCAGGAGAATTTCGCGGCGGTCGGAAGCGCCGCCGGAACGGTCGTCAGCGGTTTCCCGAGCGGCAGTTAA
- a CDS encoding RebB family R body protein: MAIPTPVNGQITDSVTQANVKVLGDSPAMAMGAIYQSLAHSTGILYENAVSSQQQLGIAAQAATNQGVIQIYSIDTMADAVATSKIGNSDVPNNMLSLLTALKATSTGPVG, translated from the coding sequence ATGGCAATCCCAACTCCGGTCAACGGCCAGATCACCGACTCCGTCACCCAGGCCAATGTGAAGGTTCTGGGCGACTCCCCGGCGATGGCGATGGGAGCGATCTACCAGTCGCTCGCGCATTCCACGGGCATTCTCTATGAGAACGCCGTCAGTTCGCAGCAGCAGCTCGGCATCGCCGCGCAGGCCGCGACCAACCAGGGCGTGATCCAGATCTACAGCATCGACACCATGGCCGACGCGGTCGCGACGTCGAAGATCGGCAACAGCGACGTGCCGAACAACATGCTGTCGCTGCTGACGGCCCTGAAGGCGACGAGCACGGGTCCGGTCGGCTAA
- a CDS encoding RebB family R body protein: MADNTPVNGMITDSVTQANVKVLGDAPAMSMGAIFQSLAHSTGILYENAVSSQQQLQIAAQASTNQGVIQVYSVDTMAGAAATSKIGNSDVPNNMLALLSSLKAASAPVT; the protein is encoded by the coding sequence ATGGCAGACAATACACCGGTCAACGGCATGATCACCGACTCCGTCACCCAGGCCAATGTGAAGGTCCTGGGAGATGCGCCGGCAATGAGCATGGGGGCGATTTTCCAGTCGCTCGCGCACTCCACCGGCATTCTCTATGAGAACGCCGTGAGCTCGCAGCAACAGCTGCAGATCGCGGCCCAGGCCTCGACCAACCAGGGTGTGATCCAGGTTTACAGCGTGGACACCATGGCCGGGGCTGCGGCGACCTCGAAGATCGGCAACAGCGACGTGCCCAACAACATGCTGGCATTGCTGTCGTCCCTGAAAGCGGCCTCCGCGCCGGTTACCTGA
- a CDS encoding aspartate-semialdehyde dehydrogenase, whose product MGYKVAVVGATGAVGREMLSTLAERDFPATEVVALASEKSVGTEVSYGEDKTLKVQNLSTYDFKGTDIALFSAGGSISAEYGPKAAAAGCVVIDNSSHFRMDPDVPLVVPEVNANALARYGKRNIIANPNCSTAQLVVALKPLHDMAKIKRAVVSTYQSVSGAGKEGMDELFTQTRAIYVNDPVEKEKFTKQIAFNVIPHIDVFMDDGSTKEEWKMTGETKKILDPAIELVATCVRVPVFIGHSEAVFIETEKPISVEEARAAMSNFPGIVVVDHREDEGYVTPHECAGEDAVYVSRIRKDPTVKNGLVFWCVSDNLRKGAALNAVQIAEALVKDHLKKAA is encoded by the coding sequence ATGGGCTATAAAGTTGCCGTAGTCGGCGCAACCGGCGCCGTTGGTCGTGAAATGCTTTCCACTCTCGCCGAGCGCGATTTTCCGGCGACCGAAGTCGTCGCGCTGGCTTCCGAGAAATCGGTGGGCACCGAAGTGTCCTACGGCGAGGACAAGACGCTCAAGGTCCAGAACCTCTCGACTTACGACTTCAAAGGCACCGACATCGCCCTGTTCTCCGCCGGCGGCTCGATCTCCGCGGAATACGGTCCGAAGGCGGCCGCGGCAGGTTGCGTGGTGATCGACAACAGCTCGCATTTCCGCATGGATCCGGACGTGCCGCTGGTGGTGCCGGAGGTGAACGCGAATGCCCTCGCGCGCTACGGCAAGCGCAACATCATCGCCAATCCGAACTGCTCGACCGCGCAGCTCGTCGTGGCGCTGAAGCCGCTGCACGACATGGCGAAGATCAAGCGCGCCGTTGTCTCCACCTACCAGTCGGTCTCCGGCGCCGGCAAGGAAGGCATGGACGAACTCTTTACCCAGACCCGGGCGATCTACGTGAACGACCCCGTCGAGAAGGAGAAGTTCACCAAGCAGATCGCGTTCAACGTGATCCCGCATATCGACGTCTTCATGGATGACGGCTCGACGAAGGAAGAATGGAAGATGACCGGGGAGACCAAGAAGATCCTCGATCCGGCGATCGAACTGGTCGCAACCTGCGTGCGCGTGCCGGTCTTCATCGGTCATTCCGAGGCGGTCTTCATCGAGACCGAGAAGCCGATCAGCGTCGAGGAAGCCCGTGCCGCGATGAGCAACTTCCCGGGGATTGTGGTGGTGGATCACCGCGAGGACGAAGGCTACGTCACCCCGCATGAATGCGCGGGCGAGGACGCGGTCTATGTCAGCCGTATCCGCAAGGACCCGACCGTGAAGAACGGTCTCGTCTTCTGGTGCGTCTCGGACAACCTGCGCAAGGGCGCGGCCCTCAACGCGGTGCAGATTGCGGAAGCGCTGGTGAAGGATCACCTCAAGAAGGCCGCCTGA
- a CDS encoding RebB family R body protein: protein MADSVNSQITDAVTQANVKVLGEAPAEAVGMSFQALSHATGLAMENATSTQGGMQQVANTATSSICALIVELASQ, encoded by the coding sequence ATGGCAGATTCGGTCAACAGCCAGATCACCGACGCGGTGACTCAGGCGAACGTCAAGGTCCTCGGCGAGGCGCCCGCGGAAGCGGTCGGAATGTCCTTCCAGGCCCTGTCGCACGCGACCGGTCTCGCGATGGAAAATGCCACCTCCACGCAAGGTGGGATGCAGCAGGTCGCGAACACGGCGACCTCCTCGATCTGCGCCCTCATCGTCGAGCTGGCGAGCCAGTGA
- the leuB gene encoding 3-isopropylmalate dehydrogenase, whose product MASNRKMLVLGGDGIGPEVVKEVLRVVDWMAKKRSVSFDLQEGLVGGAAYDKHGTPLTDETLADAVDSDAVLFGAVGGPQYDDLPFEVKPERGLLRLRKEMDLFANLRPAMVFDAMADASSLKRELVAGLDIMILRELTGGVYFGQPRGIDELPDGTKKGYDTQVYTTPEIERIGRVAFDLARKRDSRVTSVEKANVMMSGVLWREVMTNLHKAEGEGVKLDHMYADNCAMQLVRNPKQFDVIVTDNLFGDILSDCAAMLTGSLGMLPSASLGAVDEVTGKRHALYEPVHGSAPDIAGKGIANPIAEMLSFAMALRYSFDMGEEADMLEKAIQNVLKSGLRTADIMQDGMARVSTTVMTDSLLKELDKLVSG is encoded by the coding sequence ATGGCCTCCAATCGTAAAATGCTTGTTCTCGGCGGCGACGGGATCGGTCCCGAAGTCGTCAAGGAAGTGCTCCGCGTCGTCGACTGGATGGCGAAGAAGCGGTCTGTCAGTTTCGACCTGCAGGAAGGCCTTGTGGGCGGCGCCGCCTACGACAAGCACGGCACGCCGCTGACCGACGAGACCCTGGCCGATGCCGTGGATTCCGATGCCGTCCTGTTCGGTGCGGTCGGTGGCCCGCAGTACGACGACCTCCCGTTCGAGGTAAAGCCGGAGCGCGGCCTGCTGCGCCTGCGCAAGGAAATGGATCTCTTCGCCAACCTGCGCCCGGCGATGGTGTTCGACGCGATGGCCGATGCCTCCTCGCTGAAGCGGGAGCTGGTCGCAGGCCTCGACATCATGATCCTGCGCGAGCTGACCGGCGGCGTTTATTTCGGCCAGCCGCGCGGTATCGACGAGCTGCCGGACGGCACCAAGAAGGGTTACGACACCCAGGTCTACACGACCCCGGAAATCGAGCGCATTGGCCGGGTCGCCTTCGATCTCGCACGCAAGCGCGACAGCCGGGTGACCTCCGTCGAGAAGGCCAATGTCATGATGTCCGGCGTGCTCTGGCGGGAGGTCATGACCAACCTGCACAAGGCCGAGGGCGAAGGCGTCAAGCTCGACCACATGTATGCCGACAACTGCGCCATGCAGCTGGTCCGCAATCCGAAGCAGTTCGACGTCATCGTGACCGACAACCTCTTCGGTGACATTCTCTCGGACTGCGCCGCGATGCTGACCGGCTCGCTCGGCATGCTGCCGTCGGCCTCGCTCGGCGCCGTCGACGAGGTGACCGGCAAGCGCCACGCGCTCTACGAGCCGGTGCACGGCTCTGCGCCGGATATCGCAGGCAAGGGAATCGCGAACCCGATCGCCGAGATGCTCAGCTTCGCGATGGCGCTGCGGTATTCGTTCGATATGGGCGAGGAAGCGGACATGCTGGAGAAGGCGATCCAGAACGTCCTGAAATCGGGGCTGCGAACCGCGGACATCATGCAGGACGGCATGGCACGCGTCTCGACTACGGTCATGACCGACAGCCTGCTTAAAGAGCTGGATAAACTCGTATCGGGATAG
- a CDS encoding RebB family R body protein, giving the protein MAIPTPVNGMITDSVTQSNVQTLGSAPSVAMGAIYQSLSHSTGILYQNTVQQQQQAAICAQAATNQGVMQIYSVNTMAGATATSKLAQSDTADTLMTLLVALAALK; this is encoded by the coding sequence ATGGCCATACCGACACCGGTGAACGGAATGATCACGGACTCCGTTACCCAGAGCAACGTCCAGACCCTCGGCTCGGCGCCGTCGGTCGCGATGGGAGCGATCTACCAGTCGCTCTCCCATTCGACGGGGATCCTTTACCAGAACACGGTGCAGCAGCAGCAGCAGGCGGCGATCTGCGCTCAGGCGGCGACCAACCAGGGCGTGATGCAGATCTACAGCGTCAACACAATGGCCGGCGCCACCGCGACCAGCAAGCTGGCCCAGTCGGACACCGCCGACACGCTGATGACGCTGCTGGTTGCGCTGGCAGCCTTGAAATAG
- a CDS encoding RebB family R body protein yields the protein MPERSSVNDQVTDSVTQTNTMTLGLAPASSALPLYTSLAEATSVLYANMVSHQQQNAVVGTSSLVASVDRLLSIDKRASESAQGAMMNKVLDTLNEMDRRKTLASAGEAALHSLVK from the coding sequence ATGCCGGAACGAAGCTCCGTCAACGACCAGGTGACCGACTCGGTCACACAGACCAACACGATGACTCTCGGCTTGGCGCCGGCGAGTTCGGCGCTGCCGCTCTACACCTCCCTCGCGGAAGCGACGAGCGTGCTCTACGCCAACATGGTGTCGCATCAGCAGCAGAATGCCGTCGTCGGGACCTCGTCCCTGGTGGCGAGCGTCGACCGGCTGCTCAGCATCGACAAGCGGGCGTCGGAATCCGCGCAGGGAGCGATGATGAACAAGGTCCTCGACACGTTGAACGAGATGGACCGGCGCAAGACGCTGGCGTCTGCGGGCGAGGCGGCATTGCATTCGTTGGTGAAATGA